One Streptomyces sp. RPA4-2 genomic window carries:
- the rpmG gene encoding 50S ribosomal protein L33 codes for MARSSARPVVTLRSTAGTGVTYVTRKNRLSDPDRLVLRKYDRVAGEHVPFREER; via the coding sequence ATGGCACGCAGCAGTGCGCGTCCCGTCGTCACGCTGAGGTCGACGGCCGGGACCGGCGTCACCTACGTGACGCGCAAGAACCGTCTCAGCGACCCCGACCGGCTCGTCCTGCGCAAGTACGACCGGGTGGCGGGTGAGCACGTTCCGTTCCGCGAGGAACGCTGA
- a CDS encoding type B 50S ribosomal protein L31, whose product MRPRIHPESRPVVFRDRAADVAFLTRSTARSSRTIEWEDGNTYPLIDVEISSASHPFHTGNARVVDSAGRVERFERRYGRAAAPRH is encoded by the coding sequence ATGAGGCCCCGTATTCATCCCGAATCCAGGCCGGTCGTCTTCCGTGACCGGGCCGCGGACGTCGCGTTCCTGACACGTTCGACGGCGCGCTCGTCGAGGACGATCGAGTGGGAGGACGGCAACACCTACCCGCTGATCGATGTCGAGATCTCGTCGGCCAGTCATCCGTTCCACACCGGGAACGCGCGGGTCGTGGACAGCGCCGGCCGGGTGGAGCGCTTCGAGCGCCGCTACGGCCGCGCGGCCGCGCCGCGGCACTGA
- a CDS encoding lipopolysaccharide assembly protein LapB, which produces MFSRKNRRPKSADLLKAWECLDAGDIPGALRLVKQGAETLPLAETALVAGRAAGMAGFDDLREAAATLAADPGKGQALYDFGYACVERGLSALAIPALREAVRGNPGALMVMRELVSAYEREGRHGEAVEVLTRYEDDFAQWPDRYLLVYNAIMSGDLPLARRQHALLPDPTDPRWVPTRDRQRRMLERAASAEPVSPLDVTDLRGWQFVMGGTILGTLSPFGFGAGMTGRYAWLQDSYGQCLEGLLRLRALLDAAEVRPRSVSLLPDRDSRILGLAAAEVLGLPAEPFAPGREDTVVVAYDLNGAAEADGGPEILGQLFDRAPGQVLHEHASNWTDAPVVTADSVTLLHQSVVAPWGPQLGAGDDGGVERGAADDRPAERIAAEIVGADPSPGEGDGETPADPLGAITDFVAAVHGSWLRGDRARLTSTGPVPSARFA; this is translated from the coding sequence ATGTTTTCTCGCAAGAACCGCCGACCGAAGTCCGCCGACCTGCTGAAGGCCTGGGAGTGCCTGGACGCCGGGGACATACCCGGCGCCCTGCGGCTCGTGAAGCAGGGCGCGGAGACCCTGCCGCTCGCGGAGACGGCGCTCGTGGCCGGCCGGGCCGCGGGAATGGCCGGCTTCGACGACCTCCGGGAGGCCGCCGCGACGCTGGCCGCGGATCCCGGGAAGGGGCAGGCGCTCTACGACTTCGGGTACGCCTGTGTCGAACGCGGGCTCTCCGCCCTGGCGATACCCGCCCTGCGTGAGGCGGTGCGCGGAAACCCGGGCGCCCTGATGGTGATGCGTGAGCTCGTGTCCGCGTACGAGCGCGAGGGCCGGCACGGCGAGGCCGTCGAGGTGCTGACACGGTACGAGGACGACTTCGCACAGTGGCCGGACCGCTACCTCCTCGTCTACAACGCGATCATGTCCGGTGACCTCCCGCTGGCGAGGCGCCAGCACGCGCTGCTGCCGGACCCGACGGACCCTCGGTGGGTGCCCACGCGTGACCGGCAGCGCCGGATGCTGGAGCGGGCCGCGAGCGCGGAGCCGGTGAGCCCGCTCGACGTGACCGACCTGCGCGGCTGGCAGTTCGTGATGGGCGGCACGATCCTCGGCACGCTCTCGCCGTTCGGCTTCGGCGCCGGGATGACCGGCCGGTACGCGTGGCTGCAGGACTCCTACGGCCAGTGCCTGGAGGGTCTGCTGCGGCTGAGGGCGCTGCTGGACGCCGCCGAGGTGCGCCCCCGGTCGGTGTCGCTCCTGCCCGACCGCGACAGCCGGATCCTCGGTCTGGCCGCCGCCGAGGTGCTCGGCCTTCCCGCGGAGCCCTTCGCTCCGGGACGGGAGGACACCGTCGTGGTCGCGTACGACCTGAACGGGGCGGCCGAGGCCGACGGGGGCCCCGAGATCCTGGGGCAGCTCTTCGACCGCGCCCCGGGACAGGTGCTGCACGAACACGCGAGCAACTGGACCGACGCCCCGGTGGTCACCGCCGACAGTGTCACGCTGCTGCACCAGTCGGTCGTCGCTCCGTGGGGCCCGCAGCTCGGTGCGGGGGACGACGGCGGTGTGGAACGTGGGGCGGCCGACGACCGGCCGGCGGAACGGATCGCCGCCGAGATCGTGGGAGCCGATCCGTCCCCGGGGGAGGGCGACGGCGAAACGCCCGCGGACCCGCTCGGCGCGATCACCGACTTCGTGGCGGCGGTGCACGGCTCCTGGCTCCGGGGCGACCGGGCCCGGCTGACCTCGACCGGCCCGGTCCCCAGCGCCAGGTTCGCCTGA
- the ykgO gene encoding type B 50S ribosomal protein L36 has product MKVRNSLRSMKSKPGAQVVRRRGVTFVVNKKNPRFKARQG; this is encoded by the coding sequence GTGAAGGTACGTAATTCCCTGCGCTCGATGAAGTCGAAGCCCGGCGCCCAGGTGGTCCGCCGGCGCGGTGTGACCTTCGTCGTCAACAAGAAGAACCCGCGTTTCAAGGCCCGCCAGGGCTGA
- a CDS encoding DUF5707 domain-containing protein has product MSKRLVVSALAGAVVLGGGAAATVALVGTADAAGRTGDPVIGKSSSDPVVLGNGGTHTFTFTTSVSDDSGIRSVKVLAWPRSSHLAPKASEMAYVESATCKASSATTSVCAYRSPVDGKDAADVPAGTWYIAVLVTAKDHGTTFSAKASTFTVTRHAG; this is encoded by the coding sequence ATGTCCAAGCGCCTCGTCGTGTCCGCACTCGCCGGTGCCGTCGTCCTGGGTGGCGGCGCCGCTGCCACCGTCGCCCTCGTCGGAACCGCCGACGCGGCCGGACGGACGGGAGATCCGGTGATCGGGAAGTCCTCCTCGGACCCGGTGGTCCTCGGGAACGGCGGGACCCATACCTTCACCTTCACCACCTCCGTGTCCGACGACTCGGGCATCAGGAGCGTGAAGGTCCTGGCCTGGCCGAGGAGTTCGCACCTGGCGCCCAAGGCGTCGGAGATGGCGTACGTCGAGAGCGCCACGTGCAAGGCTTCCTCGGCGACCACCTCGGTGTGCGCCTACCGGTCTCCGGTCGACGGGAAGGACGCCGCCGACGTCCCGGCCGGTACGTGGTACATCGCGGTCCTCGTCACCGCCAAGGACCACGGCACGACGTTCTCGGCGAAGGCGTCGACCTTCACCGTCACGCGTCACGCGGGCTGA